The Penicillium oxalicum strain HP7-1 chromosome VI, whole genome shotgun sequence genome window below encodes:
- a CDS encoding Serine/threonine-protein kinase sid2, with amino-acid sequence MAVDVVADSERLGLRLPNPPPLLHTRGESFDRPSTPAEHGFTSPTQTPQGSPSKSRPPPGSLDLPNVFDKALKLTPTSPNKSTHNYLHHPMFTPDKSQPETFTESVIHQRPSSPSRSSKANKENTPPTSTRLPKDLGSKPTAAAISRHEPYQQREADTSKRQVQLRGLTPEELEKLQQPRVKRLVNVTQLYFLDHYFDLLSYVHNRQTRHAQFKAAYPEPPTTPNKEYEPALLKYLGRERAHLRKRRTRLRQHDFQILTQVGQGGYGQVYLAQKKDTREVCALKVMSKRLLFKLDEIRHILTERDILTAAKSEWLVRLLYAFQDDDQIYLAMEYVPGGDFRTLLNNTGVLHNRHARFYIAEMFSCVDALHQLGYIHRDLKPENFLIDSTGHVKLTDFGLAAGMLSPGKIESMRVKLEEVGNTPVPFGRPMEQRTMAERRQGYRSLREREVNYAKSIVGSPDYMAPEVLKGDEYDFTVDYWSLGCMLFEALAGYPPFAGATVDETWQNLKRWQKVLRKPVYEDPNYFLSRRTWDLITTLVAAKETRFKNIQEIHAHDYFAEVDFARLREQRAPFVPELDSETDAGYFDDFNNDADMAKYKEVYDKQRALEEMAERDEKMNKGLFVGFTFRHRKPAVDGNGRSSPRKPIATDGSFGTIF; translated from the exons ATGGCTGTTGACGTGGTCGCCGACTCTGAGCGACTTGGTCTGCGGCTGCCCAACCCGCCGCCGCTGTTGCATACCCGCGGCGAGTCCTTCGATCgcccctccacccccgccGAACATGGCTTCACCAGTCCAACACAAACCCCCCAGGGGAGCCCCAGTAAATCCAGGCCGCCACCAGGATCGTTGGATCTCCCAAATGTCTTCGACAAGGCGCTCAAGTTGACACCAACTTCCCCCAACAAATCCACTCACAACTACCTCCACCACCCCATGTTTACCCCCGACAAGAGCCAGCCCGAGACCTTCACCGAGAGCGTCATTCACCAGCGACCTTCCAGTCCCAGTCGCAGCAGCAAGGCCAATAAAGAAAACACACCTCCGACCAGCACACGACTGCCCAAGGACCTCGGCTCTAAGCCCACCGCGGCGGCCATCTCACGCCATGAGCCGTACCAACAGCGCGAAGCCGATACCTCCAAGCGCCAGGTTCAACTGCGCGGGCTTACCCCggaggaattggaaaaatTGCAGCAGCCGCGCGTCAAGCGACTGGTCAACGTGACTCAACTTT ACTTCCTCGACCACTactttgatcttctcagtTACGTCCATAATCGGCAAACCCGACACGCCCAATTCAAAGCTGCGTACCCCGAGCCCCCCACGACGCCCAACAAGGAATATGAACCCGCTCTGTTGAAGTATCTCGGTCGTGAGCGCGCACACTTGCGCAAGCGGCGCACGCGTCTCCGTCAACATGATTTCCAGATCCTGACTCAGGTGGGCCAAGGAGGATACGGACAGGTCTATCTGGCACAGAAAAAAGACACGCGCGAGGTCTGCGCCCTCAAGGTGATGAGCAAGCGACTCCTCTTCAAGCTCGACGAGATTCGACATATCTTGACGGAGCGCGATATTCTCACGGCGGCCAAGAGCGAATGGCTTGTGCGACTCTTGTACGCCTTCCAAGATGACGACCAGATCTACTTGGCCATGGAGTATGTGCCGGGCGGCGATTTCCGGACTCTCCTCAACAACACGGGCGTCCTGCACAACCGACACGCTCGATTTTACATTGCGGAGATGTTCAGTTGTGTGGACGCCTTGCATCAGCTAGGCTACATCCATCGCGATCTCAAGCCGGAAAACTTCTTGATCGATTCGACCGGCCATGTCAAACTGACCGACTTTGGTCTGGCGGCGGGGATGCTGAGTCCGGGCAAGATTGAATCGATGCGGGTCAAACTGGAAGAGGTCGGCAATACCCCCGTTCCCTTTGGTCGACCCATGGAACAGCGAACCATGGCCGAGCGCCGTCAGGGGTATCGTTCGCTCCGGGAGCGCGAGGTTAATTATGCCAAGTCCATCGTTGGGTCCCCCGATTACATGGCTCCCGAGGTGTTGAAGGGGGACGAGTACGACTTTACGGTGGACTATTGGAGTTTGGGCTGCATGCTCTTCGAGGCTCTGGCGGGCTACCCTCCCTTCGCGGGCGCGACCGTCGACGAGACCTGGCAGAACCTGAAGCGATGGCAAAAGGTCCTTCGAAAGCCCGTGTACGAAGATCCTAACTATTTCCTGTCGCGACGCACGTGGGACCTGATCACGACCCTGGTGGCCGCCAAGGAGACCCGATTCAAGAACATTCAGGAAATCCACGCGCACGACTATTTTGCCGAGGTCGACTTTGCCCGACTGCGCGAACAGCGGGCGCCATTCGTTCCGGAGCTGGACTCGGAGACGGATGCCGGCTACTTTGACGACTTCAACAACGATGCTGATATGGCCAAATACAAGGAGGTGTACGACAAGCAGCGTGCGCTtgaagagatggccgagCGGGATGAGAAGATGAACAAGGGCTTGTTTGTTGGATTTACCTTCCG GCACCGTAAGCCGGCAGTCGACGGCAATGGGCGCAGCTCGCCTCGCAAACCGATCGCGACGGACGGATCCTTTGGGACTATTTTCTGA
- a CDS encoding L-arabonate dehydratase: MSCSQKSCEGCSCSSSNATRPPVEIEDCISELQALRRRNQELETRLGLTSEQNAPTITKTPGRTLRSAAWFDCRSDPGMTAIYMERYFNFGITREELMSGKPMIGIAQSGSDLAPCNRHHIELAKRVREGIRTAGGIAIEFPTHPIQETSRRPTATLDRNLAYLTLVEILTGYFLDGVVLLTGCDKTTPACLMAAATVNIPAICMNVGPMLNGYAKGTLVGSGAVLWKGREMYATGEIDENQFMDYISQSTPSVGHCNTMGTASTMNALAEALGMALPGSAAIPAAYRHRAQCAYETGKRIVEMVDLDLKPSDLMTRQAFENAIVANGAIGGSTNAPIHLNAIAQHMGVELSMDDWDTIGSRIPLLLNMQPSGEYLGEEYFRAGGLPAIMAELLDAGKLHGDALTCNGRTIAENVKDKHSWDRKVIRPYDDPLMKDAGFVHLKGTLFDSAIMKTCVISPAFRQRYLSNPQDPEAFEGPVVVFDGPEDYHSRIENMPEIDDQTVLIMRGVGPLGYPGAAEVVNMHPPSQLLKKGVDALFCIGDGRQSGTSGSPSILNASPEAAAGGNLAILRSGDRIRIDLPKRRVDLLMSDEEIQDRRKEFFSKEYPLVPSSTPWQEIFRQETDQLSAGMVLKKAVKYQRLAQTNGPPRHNH, translated from the exons ATGTCTTGCTCTCAAAAGTCCTGCGAAGGCTGCTCATGTAGCAGCAGCAACGCTACTCGACCCCCAGTTGAAATTGAAGATTGCATCAGCGAGTTGCAAGCACTGCGGCGACGAAATCAAGAGTTGGAGACTCGTTTGGGTCTCACTTCAGAACAAAATGCACCTACCATCACCAAGACGCCCGGTCGCACTCTCCGATCCGCGGCATGGTTCGATTGTCGTAGCGACCCCGGCATGACCGCCATTTACATGGAGAGGTATTTCAATTTCGGCATCACACGAGAAGAGCTGATGTCTGGCAAGCCGATGATTGGAATTGCGCAGTCGGGGTCGGACCTTGCACCATGCAATCGACACCATATTGAGCTGGCGAAGCGGGTCCGGGAAGGGATTCGCACAGCTGGTGGCATTGCCATTGAATTTCCTACACATCCAATCCAAGAGACTTCACGGCGGCCAACTGCCACTTTGGATCGCAATTTGGCTTACTTGACTTTGGTGGAGATTCTGACTGGGTATTTCCTCGATGGAGTGGTGCTTTTGACAGGATGTGATAAGACAACTCCAGCATGCCTCATGGCTGCTGCTACTGTG AATATTCCAGCGATTTGTATGAACGTTGGGCCCATGTTGAATGGCTATGCCAAGGGCACGCTCGTAGGATCGGGTGCTGTGTTGTGGAAAGGTAGAGAGATGTATGCTACCGGTGAGATTGACGAGAATCAGTTTATGGATTACATCTCTCAAAG TACGCCTTCTGTGGGACACTGCAATACCATGGGAACTGCATCGACAATGAATGCCCTTGCAGAGGCGCTCGGCATGGCTCTTCCAGGCTCCGCCGCGATCCCTGCAGCTTATCGTCACAGAGCTCAATGCGCTTACGAAACCGGCAAACGTATCGTGGAAATGGTCGACCTTGACCTCAAACCTAGCGACCTGATGACCCGCCAAGCGTTTGAAAACGCCATTGTTGCAAACGGAGCCATTGGCGGCAGCACCAATGCCCCTATTCATCTGAATGCCATTGCCCAACACATGGGGGTGGAGCTGTCCATGGACGACTGGGATACGATCGGATCACGAATCCCTTTATTATTGAACATGCAGCCGTCGGGTGAATATCTGGGGGAAGAATATTTCCGGGCTGGGGGTCTACcggccatcatggccgagCTTCTGGATGCGGGTAAACTTCATGGGGATGCGCTGACCTGCAATGGTCGCACAATTGCCGAGAATGTCAAGGATAAGCATTCATGGGATCGGAAGGTGATTCGTCCCTACGATGATCCATTGATGAAAGATGCAGGATTTGTTCATCTCAAGGGGACACTATTTGACTCGGCCATCATGAAGACCTGCGTCATCTCCCCCGCGTTCCGTCAACGATACCTGTCCAACCCCCAAGATCCAGAGGCCTTTGAAGGTCCAGTGGTCGTCTTCGACGGCCCAGAAGATTACCACAGCCGCATTGAAAATATGCCCGAGATTGACGACCAGACGGTCCTGATCATGCGTGGCGTTGGACCTCTGGGATACCCTGGTGCCGCCGAAGTGGTCAACATGCATCCGCCAAGCCAACTTCTCAAGAAGGGTGTCGACGCCTTGTTCTGCATCGGCGATGGCCGCCAGTCTGGAACGTCGGGGTCCCCATCTATTCTCAACGCCAGCCCAGAGGCAGCAGCCGGTGGAAATTTGGCCATTCTTCGAAGCGGAGATCGGATCCGCATCGATTTGCCAAAGCGACGAGTGGATCTTCTCATGAGCGACGAGGAGATTCAGGATCGGAGAAAGGAATTCTTTTCCAAGGAGTACCCTCTGGTTCCAAGTAGCACGCCTTGGCAAGAGATCTTCAGACAGGAAACAGATCAACTTTCGGCTGGGATGGTGTTGAAGAAAGCAGTCAAGTATCAACGTTTGGCGCAGACCAATGGTCCGCCGAGACATAATCATTGA
- a CDS encoding Low-affinity potassium transport protein has product MWKPPVNYLTLHYAWIIFMGLLSLVIIYPYGNLKAIDAYFFGASASTESGLNTVDVKELKTYQQVYIYLIPIFTNLGFINILVVVFRVRWFEKHLKEVAPRYLRPEPPIEGDTEAQGNGITSVSIDPKRVATDAEGTGSSISVNDEAGTRESKISPIRTPAIQFAEDSRPSANKDKALYIPPPWRRDRGTSFSEVDEKYDTEDDNGKEETERDLKRQKSTRSMASRSRTRTVERAVSSIFVLGNAPAPTQGSERRTQIEQRTFDLPNISSQATIGRNSQFYNLTAEDKARLGGIEYRSLKLLLKIVTGYFFGLHLFGAICLVGWILHCDPKYRAYLADCGQGNVWWGFYSAQSMVNNLGFTLTPDSMVTFRDATFPMLLMSFLAFAGNTCYPCLLRFIIWTMYKLSPENSSMKEPLSFLLDHPRRCYTLLFPSRPTWILFGILFAMNFTDVLLIIVLDLHNPAVNALAPGPRIVAAIFQAANARHTGGATFNLADVNPAVQFSLLVMMYIAIFPIAISIRASNVYEENSLGIYESSSDPDESNGKSYIMKHIQNQLSFDLWYIFLGVFCISIAESGKIADNSIPAFSIFSVLFEVTSAYANVGLSLGYPTASTSLSGQFTIFSKLVICFMMIRGRHRGLPYKLDRAVVLPSERDDEGYQTTNRSRAYYD; this is encoded by the exons ATGTGGAAGCCACCGGTCAACTACCTAACCTTGCATT ATGCCTGGATTATTTTCATGGGCCTGCTGAGCCTGGTGATCATCTATCCATACGGGAATTTGAAAGCGATCGATGCGTATTTCTTTGGCGCCAGTGCCTCGACCGAATCCGGACTCAACAC TGTCGATGTCAAAGAGTTGAAGACCTACCAACAAGTCTACATCTACCTGATTCCGATTTTCACAAATCTCGgcttcatcaacatcctTGTCGTCGTGTTCCGAGTTCGATGGTTCGAGAAGCACCTCAAAGAAGTTG CACCGAGATACCTGAGACCGGAACCTCCCATCGAAGGAGATACTGAAGCACAAGGCAACGGAATAACAAGTGTCTCTATTGACCCAAAGCGTGTGGCGACAGACGCCGAGGGTACGGGATCTTCGATAAGCGTGAATGATGAAGCAGGCACCAGAGAGTCCAAGATCAGTCCGATCAGGACTCCAGCCATTCAATTTGCAGAGGACAGCCGCCCATCAGCGAATAAGGATAAAGCGCTGTACATTCCACCTCCCTGGAGGCGCGACAGAG GAACCTCATTCTCTGAAGTTGACGAGAAATATGATACTGAAGATGACAATG GCAAAGAGGAAACCGAAAGGGACCTTAAACGTCAAAAGTCCACCAGGAGTATGGCTTCCCGTTCCCGAACTCGGACAGTCGAGCGCGCCGTCTCATCCATTTTTGTGTTGGGAAATGCTCCTGCTCCTACCCAGGGAAGTGAGCGGCGGACACAGATTGAACAGAGAACGTTTGATCTGCCAAATATATCATCTCAGGCAACAATCGGTCGCAACTCCCAATTTTATAACTTGACAGCAGAGGATAAGGCGCGACTTGGCGGTATTGAGTACCGAAGTCTGAAGTTACTTCTTAAAATTGTGACCGGTTACTTCTTCGGTCTACACTTGTTTGGTGCAATCTGTCTTGTTGGGTGGATTTTGCACTGCGATCCCAAGTATCGCGCGTACCTTGCCGATTGCGGGCAAGGCAATGTGTGGTG GGGCTTCTACTCTGCCCAAAGTATGGTGAACAACCTGGGCTTTACTCTGACGCCCGATTCGATGGTCACTTTCCGGGATGCGACCTTTCCGATGCTTCTGATGAGCTTTCTCGCTTTTGCGGGAAATACCTGCTACCCTTGTCTCCTCCGGTTCATCATTTGGACCATGTACAAGCTCAGTCCCGAAAACTCATCTATGAAAGAGCCTCTGAGCTTTCTTCTCGACCACCCACGTCGGTGCTACACGCTTCTGTTCCCGAGTCGGCCTACCTGGATTCTCTTTGGGATTTTGTTTGCCATGAACTTTACCGATGTACTTCTGATAATTGTCTTGGACTTGCACAATCCGGCAGTCAATGCACTTGCGCCTGGCCCTCGCATTGTCGCTGCTATTTTCCAGGCTGCAAACGCTCGTCACACCGGAGGAGCGACATTCAACTTGGCCGATGTCAATCCGGCTGTTCAATTCAGCTTGCTTGTTATGATGTACATCGCGATCTTCCCCATTGCGATCAGTATCCGTGCATCGAACGTTTACGAGGAAAACTCTCTCGGCATCTACGAGAGCTCCTCAGATCCTGATGAAAGCAATGGCAAGTCCTATATCATGAAGCATATCCAGAACCAACTCAGCTTCGACCTTTGGTATATCTTCCTTGGCGTCTTTTGCATTTCCATTGCAGAGTCGGGCAAGATTGCGGACAACTCCATTCCA GCGTTCTCCATTTTCTCGGTGCTATTTGAAGTTACATCGGCGTA TGCAAATGTCGGACTCAGCTTGGGATACCCCACAGCCAGCACGTCTCTCTCTGGACAGTTTACGATTTTCAGTAAATTGGTGATTTGCTTTATGATGATTCGTGGGCGTCATCGTGGACTACCCTACAAGCTGGACCGTGCCGTTGTTCTTCCCAGCGAACGTGACGACGAGGGCTATCAAACGACGAATCGATCCCGGGCTTACTATGACTGA